From Plasmodium malariae genome assembly, chromosome: 8:
catataaaaaatctttAAACGTAATctgataaaaaaacaaaaaacaaatatttattattaaaatgtataaataatttaattgtaaaaaactgtattaataaaaaaaaaaatacgaaaattagaaattatacaataatataaacaatattatcataccccatcatttttaaaaaagaaaatccCCGTTAGAAAGCTAAAAGcagatattatattaaataatattttattaattcttagttccatataatatatctttaatattgtaatatttaaaataatgaataaattaataataatataatattcgtCTAATGATAAAGGAcactataaatatttatttaatttttttttattattttttatatttttgaggTAAAGTGTTGATGAAATATACATAACTAGAATGCACTTTGAAAAAACTacatagaaatataaatgaaaaatatattgtattattttatgattaagtataatttaataaaaatcaagagttttcaaaataaaataatttgaattgaactataaatattcaaaaaaaaatattatttaattatttatttagttaaatattatataatttttttttatttatttcagaATAACTTAGATATATGACATTtctaattatatgtaaatattcaGTTTATGCCTAATAGAGAAGATagaggatatatatataatacattaccctatatattaaaactattattaataaatttgtgTAATTTATGCTAttagaaattataattttgcaaattttatattttagataaaccacttattattcttaatgaatattaattattaaaacatatattaattaaagaaaatattttgtgtcatctaaattaaaatttatgattTAGTTGGTCCTTATTCATATAAAGATTTTTACATtccaaatataattaaaaaaatttattttataatgtacCAACTAatcaacaaaaaaatatatgtttaaagaAAGTACgaactaattttttataattgcagcttattttttaaaaattatattttttaatgttatggaattgtgttatttataaataaaatatttttaaattcatcaatttattttcttttttgttttattaatatttattttaaatataatatttcaattaaaaaaaaacataaaagaatttgtatattaacggtagaatatttacatacatcTATGCTCATACATGTTATTTGTAGagaataacatattttaactaATTATAgtattactttatattaaaaataaacacaaggttaaataaaaaaagtaattgcTTCTTTTAGCAAAATTCTTTTTAGtcatgttttcatttttccataaagaatattctatatatatccGTCTCATTCTCTGTAGCtcagatatatatttttaaaaaaaaaaattaaaattaatgtacatggattattttaatgaataatcaatagtgtaagtatatatatttatcaaacTCAAACATATATTAGTACTATATTAAAACGTTTATTTgtaaggaataaaaatataatttattgaaaaaaaatactcgagaaatattttcatatttatgcTTATGTATTACACTTATCTACTTATTCCacgtaaaataaataatgtatactATAAAACAAACCTTATTAAAACTTAGTTGATAAAGAAAATCTATATTACTCATTAATGTTTTGCTTACAAAAAAGTagttcttcttttttttttatttttatattattttaaaaatgacattatgaatataaatgaattattaatttacaatataaactatatgtatatatacacacctCCAAAATGGTAATAACtagtattataaatattcacgtaaaaaataggaaatatacatataaagaattacctacacattattatatgatcatgtaaaaaatatatatttatttatctccCTTAACAATAATTCACCTTCTTATAGacataagcatatatttaaattgctaaaaatatgaaaaacgaaagaaaaagggaatttatatgtattatatattaatatattttcaacttcaatgaattaattttttaagtatgtgaaatttaaaaaaaatatatagttaatttattcataaattttctatataatatatatttaagtctccaaaatagaattaacacaataataaagaaaaatataaagtaataaaattaactaTCTATTTAAATGGAAAGATAAAAAACGTATAAATTcttaaagaattataaacagtggatatttaataaataaatgatatttattatatactaatGTCCTAATAAGGATAtcattaagaaaaaaaatagcatatattaaaatttttttttttttattttgtttcataGTTTATTTCCCTAAGAATTACTTCtatacaataaattttaattttttttaagtatataaatatatatatatgtatcattctaagaaaatatattgtcttctaatcattatataataaagaagaCCTATTCAGTTCGAatacaatattaataatacattttcttaatggaaagaaattataatcattatagattagaaaaaaataatgaacaaaaaacGAATGTTTTATATCAATTATAACTTATCACAATCAATATCATTATATGAATCTTGAATtacattattcattttaatacacataaatatatatatatttttcatagaaaaaaattataaaacgaaaaaatatatacaaaactattatatttattcaaagtagtacaatatattataatgtaaattaaaaaatattaaaacattcaaaTTCCGAAAAAtcttagaaaatatatttttacacatatatatcaaaaatactatatatatatatgagttcAGCTCCAAAATATAATCAGTTATGAGTATTTCTAATAAGCATATAGTTAATGATATTATAGAagctattttatattaaggaatttattacaaaaaagaaatacatttattaatattcacTTTATCTTTTCctgaatttaattttttcaaattttttaacttttttatggtaataaataattcctaATATAAGAGTTATACCAAATATAAAGAAGAGTACGcagtatattataaaatgaaaaaacggtgttatataaaaatcagTAGTACTTCCACCATTTTTTGGTACTGAATACTTGAAAAACGAGCTTACAGCGGATTTCAAATAGCAATGAAACTTCCCCATTATTGACGGACCTAATGAAAAACTCAATAACTTATATAACCCCCTACTAAGGCCAcaattataagaaaaatctAATATTAATCCTAATGAAAACaacaaaaacaataataaaggCAAAGCAAACCGTaatctgttttttttaattattatttttttgtacaacTTATCACTAATTGTTCTgttgtttttaagaaaatcctGATAATCAAGTTCCTtgaatatctttttttctatacgagaatatttttttgtttcaaatgtacaagttttatttttcatatattttttatgaccTCTTGTATTTCCTGGTGAACTTCCATTTGACTGCTTCATTTGTGTTTTCACACtttcttcattattacatatatcgtttctattatttaatccaatatttagtatttcttcatttgtacatataaaatttaaatccATATTATGTGTACACTTTCCTAGTAATCTATAATTCCttgttttttgtattttcttaAGCTCGCAGTACTTATCCAATGATATATTGAACATgctctaaaaaaataatacgtaaatatttgttatttaatagtataaataagctagaaggaaaaaaaaagtattaacaaaaaaaacagaaaaatattagtatttcaaatatccttaaataatattatcatacaaCATCAATGTAAAAAGGACATATCCAAGATAAAAGGATAAAcccaaaaaaattaataaatatgattgtcttttgtttttttcccattatatagataatatTACAATGTAATCAATATAAAgaagttaataatattatactatacatctaataataaaaagcaaaattctttttaaaattttttttttatcattgcTTCTTAagtaagtaaaaaatatacatagcTATAATATACTTCAAAACATCTatgatacaaaaataaatttaaaatgtattgcataatatttatcatagtcataattaagaaaaaccaacttttcttaaaaagaaataatttgaattaactaataaatatttataatatctaatctaattattatatataggaaactaattatataataatttatttgttgtTTTATCAATAAATTCTGAAATAAATACgtaaatactttttatatttgaatatttattttatatagtatatagaatgtagagaatacatatattatatattcctgtatatattaaaataattgctTATGTTAAGAATGCTATACCATATtaaattcaaattttataaatatttattttggaAAAAGTTCAAATTTTGAATGAAATAtagattattataataatacaataatagaaataataaaaaaaataaatatttttgttaatttaattataaaaaatgcattaatTCATCGCCAAGTAgacacaatttttttttagtgtataatttttttttaaaggaaatATCTAGCGATCTAcctaatatatgaaaaaatatatattctaaaaacaaataaggagtaattttttattgttttactataattcattaatatttctactttaattaagtttaatttatatcaCTGTTTCTGAATTATAAATCCCTACattaatttacataattttataattctctattaattaattatatatatttagaaaaaatattaaataagaaaaaaaaaaaaaaaagaaactaa
This genomic window contains:
- the PmUG01_08011100 gene encoding fam-l protein translates to MGKKQKTIIFINFFGFILLSWICPFYIDVSMFNISLDKYCELKKIQKTRNYRLLGKCTHNMDLNFICTNEEILNIGLNNRNDICNNEESVKTQMKQSNGSSPGNTRGHKKYMKNKTCTFETKKYSRIEKKIFKELDYQDFLKNNRTISDKLYKKIIIKKNRLRFALPLLLFLLFSLGLILDFSYNCGLSRGLYKLLSFSLGPSIMGKFHCYLKSAVSSFFKYSVPKNGGSTTDFYITPFFHFIIYCVLFFIFGITLILGIIYYHKKVKKFEKIKFRKR